One stretch of Streptomyces sp. A2-16 DNA includes these proteins:
- the rplL gene encoding 50S ribosomal protein L7/L12, whose translation MAKLSQEDLLAQFEEMTLIELSEFVKAFEEKFDVTAAAAVAVAGPAGPAAAAPAEEEKDEFDVILTGAGDKKIQVIKVVRELTSLGLKEAKDLVDGAPKPVLEKVAKDAAEKAAESLKGAGASVEVK comes from the coding sequence ATGGCGAAGCTCAGCCAGGAAGACCTGCTCGCGCAGTTCGAGGAGATGACCCTCATCGAGCTCTCCGAGTTCGTGAAGGCCTTCGAGGAGAAGTTCGACGTCACCGCCGCCGCGGCCGTCGCCGTCGCGGGCCCGGCCGGTCCGGCCGCCGCCGCCCCGGCCGAGGAGGAGAAGGACGAGTTCGACGTCATCCTCACCGGTGCCGGCGACAAGAAGATCCAGGTCATCAAGGTCGTGCGTGAGCTGACCTCCCTGGGTCTGAAGGAGGCCAAGGACCTCGTGGACGGCGCCCCGAAGCCCGTTCTCGAGAAGGTCGCCAAGGACGCCGCCGAGAAGGCCGCCGAGTCCCTCAAGGGCGCCGGCGCCTCCGTCGAGGTCAAGTAA
- a CDS encoding LppX_LprAFG lipoprotein — MKRTTVRLTTAAALTALTACTSSHSSGKPEQDRPTASAPAALPALRTAERSTERAETARVSSTTVLGTQLSLTADGVLSWRDGLSGALTIDYTGGSAAETMRGLGVTSMEARYLSDAYYARVGDTFAAKTGGKHWLRYAYDDLKTLGGGADLADQMRSTTPDQSVRLLLDSDDVRELGRQTVDGQATTHYAGTVDVEDVTDTELQQRLQDAGVTAETLDIWINEKNLLVKKVEMTSTANGRMTQTAHYSDYGVKVAVQKPPAADTEDFKTLLSQSGTNPT; from the coding sequence ATGAAGAGGACGACGGTCCGGCTCACCACGGCCGCCGCACTGACGGCACTGACCGCCTGCACGTCCTCCCACTCCTCCGGGAAGCCGGAGCAGGACCGGCCCACGGCCTCGGCCCCCGCCGCCCTCCCGGCCCTGCGCACCGCGGAGCGCTCCACCGAGCGGGCCGAGACGGCCCGGGTGAGCTCCACCACCGTGCTGGGCACCCAGCTGTCCCTCACCGCCGACGGCGTCCTCTCCTGGCGCGACGGCCTCTCCGGCGCCCTCACCATCGACTACACCGGCGGCAGCGCGGCCGAGACGATGCGCGGCCTCGGCGTCACCTCCATGGAGGCCCGCTATCTCTCCGACGCCTACTACGCGCGCGTGGGCGACACCTTCGCCGCGAAGACGGGCGGCAAGCACTGGCTCAGGTACGCCTACGACGACCTGAAGACCCTCGGCGGCGGCGCCGACCTCGCCGACCAGATGCGCTCCACCACCCCCGACCAGTCGGTGCGGCTGCTGCTGGACTCCGACGACGTGCGCGAGCTCGGCAGGCAGACCGTGGACGGCCAGGCCACCACGCACTACGCCGGCACCGTCGACGTCGAGGACGTCACCGACACCGAGCTCCAGCAGCGCCTCCAGGACGCCGGTGTCACCGCCGAGACCCTCGACATCTGGATCAACGAGAAGAACCTGCTGGTCAAGAAGGTCGAGATGACCAGCACGGCGAACGGCCGGATGACCCAGACCGCCCACTACAGCGACTACGGCGTCAAGGTCGCCGTACAGAAGCCGCCGGCCGCCGACACCGAGGACTTCAAGACCCTCCTGTCACAGTCGGGCACCAACCCCACCTGA
- the rplJ gene encoding 50S ribosomal protein L10, which yields MARPDKAAAVAELTEQFRSSNAAVLTEYRGLTVAQLKTLRRSLGEDAQYAVVKNTLTKIAANEAGISTLDDLFNGPTAVAFITGDPVTSAKGLRDFAKDNPNLVIKGGVLDGKALSADEIKKLADLESREVLLAKLAGAFKGKQTQAAQVFQALPSKLVRTVDALRAKQDEQGGAE from the coding sequence ATGGCAAGGCCCGACAAGGCTGCCGCGGTAGCCGAGCTGACGGAGCAGTTCCGCAGCTCGAACGCCGCCGTGCTGACCGAGTACCGGGGTCTCACCGTGGCGCAGCTCAAGACGCTGCGTCGTTCGCTCGGTGAAGACGCCCAGTACGCCGTGGTGAAGAACACGCTGACCAAGATCGCGGCCAACGAGGCCGGGATCTCGACGCTCGACGACCTGTTCAACGGTCCGACGGCGGTTGCCTTCATCACCGGTGACCCGGTGACGTCGGCGAAGGGTCTTCGTGACTTCGCCAAGGACAACCCGAACCTCGTCATCAAGGGCGGTGTCCTTGACGGCAAGGCGCTGTCCGCCGACGAGATCAAGAAGCTTGCGGACCTCGAGTCCCGCGAGGTTCTGCTCGCCAAGCTGGCGGGTGCCTTCAAGGGCAAGCAGACTCAGGCTGCTCAGGTCTTCCAGGCGCTCCCGTCGAAGCTCGTCCGCACCGTGGACGCGCTCCGTGCCAAGCAGGACGAGCAGGGCGGTGCCGAGTAA
- the rpoB gene encoding DNA-directed RNA polymerase subunit beta has protein sequence MAASRTASTANTNNAASTAPLRISFAKIKEPLEVPNLLALQTESFDWLLGNTAWQSRVEEALESGQDVPTKSGLEEIFEEISPIEDFSGSMSLTFRDHRFEPPKNSIDECKDRDFTYAAPLFVTAEFTNNETGEIKSQTVFMGDFPLMTHKGTFVINGTERVVVSQLVRSPGVYFDSSIDKTSDKDIFSAKIIPSRGAWLEMEIDKRDMVGVRIDRKRKQSVTVLLKALGWTTEQILEEFGEYESMRATLEKDHTQGQDDALLDIYRKLRPGEPPTREAAQTLLENLYFNPKRYDLAKVGRYKVNKKLGAEAPLDAGILTVEDIISTIKYLVKLHAGETETVGDSGTNIVVETDDIDHFGNRRLRSVGELIQNQVRTGLARMERVVRERMTTQDVEAITPQTLINIRPVVASIKEFFGTSQLSQFMDQNNPLSGLTHKRRLSALGPGGLSRERAGFEVRDVHPSHYGRMCPIETPEGPNIGLIGSLASYGRVNAFGFVETPYRKVVDGQVTDEVDYLTADEEDRFVIAQANATLNDDMRFEEARVLVRRRGGEVDYVPGDDVDYMDVSPRQMVSVATAMIPFLEHDDANRALMGANMMRQAVPLIKSEAPLVGTGMEYRSAVDAGDVVKAEKPGVVQEVSADYITTANDDGTYITYRLAKFARSNQGTSVNQKVIINEGDRIIEGQVLADGAATENGEMALGKNLLVAFMPWEGHNYEDAIILSQRLVQDDVLSSIHIEEHEVDARDTKLGPEEITRDIPNVSEEVLADLDERGIIRIGAEVIAGDILVGKVTPKGETELTPEERLLRAIFGEKAREVRDTSLKVPHGETGKVIGVRVFDREEGDELPPGVNQLVRVYVAQKRKITDGDKLAGRHGNKGVISKILPIEDMPFLEDGTPVDIILNPLGVPSRMNPGQVLEIHLGWLASRGWDVSGLAEDWAQRLQVIGADQVAPGTNVATPVFDGAREDELAGLLNHTIPNRDGERMVQPTGKARLFDGRSGEPFPDPISIGYMYILKLHHLVDDKLHARSTGPYSMITQQPLGGKAQFGGQRFGEMEVWALEAYGAAYALQELLTIKSDDVTGRVKVYEAIVKGENIPEPGIPESFKVLIKEMQSLCLNVEVLSSDGMSIEMRDTDEDVFRAAEELGIDLSRREPSSVEEV, from the coding sequence TTGGCCGCCTCGCGCACTGCCTCGACCGCGAATACGAACAACGCTGCCAGCACCGCCCCGCTGCGCATCTCTTTTGCAAAGATCAAGGAGCCTCTCGAGGTTCCCAACCTGCTCGCGCTGCAGACCGAGAGCTTTGACTGGCTGCTCGGGAACACCGCTTGGCAGAGTCGGGTCGAGGAGGCTCTGGAGTCAGGTCAGGACGTCCCCACCAAGTCCGGTCTGGAGGAGATCTTCGAGGAGATCTCCCCGATCGAGGACTTCTCCGGGTCGATGTCGCTGACGTTCCGCGACCACCGTTTCGAGCCGCCGAAGAACAGCATCGACGAGTGCAAGGACCGCGACTTCACGTACGCGGCCCCGCTCTTCGTGACGGCCGAGTTCACCAACAACGAGACCGGCGAGATCAAGTCCCAGACGGTCTTCATGGGCGATTTCCCGCTCATGACCCACAAGGGCACCTTCGTCATCAACGGCACCGAGCGTGTCGTGGTGTCGCAGCTGGTCCGCTCGCCGGGTGTCTACTTCGACTCCTCCATCGACAAGACGTCCGACAAGGACATCTTCTCGGCCAAGATCATCCCGTCCCGGGGTGCCTGGCTGGAGATGGAGATCGACAAGCGCGACATGGTCGGTGTCCGCATCGACCGCAAGCGCAAGCAGTCCGTCACCGTGCTCCTGAAGGCTCTCGGCTGGACCACCGAGCAGATCCTCGAGGAGTTCGGCGAGTACGAGTCGATGCGCGCCACCCTGGAGAAGGACCACACCCAGGGCCAGGACGACGCGCTGCTCGACATCTACCGCAAGCTGCGTCCGGGCGAGCCCCCGACCCGTGAGGCCGCGCAGACGCTGCTCGAGAACCTCTACTTCAACCCGAAGCGCTACGACCTCGCCAAGGTCGGCCGCTACAAGGTCAACAAGAAGCTGGGTGCGGAGGCTCCGCTGGACGCGGGCATCCTGACCGTCGAGGACATCATCTCGACGATCAAGTACCTGGTGAAGCTGCACGCGGGCGAGACCGAGACGGTCGGCGACAGCGGCACGAACATCGTCGTCGAGACCGACGACATCGACCACTTCGGCAACCGTCGTCTGCGCAGCGTCGGCGAGCTCATCCAGAACCAGGTCCGCACGGGTCTGGCTCGTATGGAGCGCGTCGTCCGCGAGCGCATGACGACCCAGGACGTCGAGGCGATCACGCCGCAGACCCTGATCAACATCCGGCCGGTCGTCGCCTCCATCAAGGAGTTCTTCGGCACCAGCCAGCTGTCGCAGTTCATGGACCAGAACAACCCGCTGTCGGGTCTCACCCACAAGCGCCGTCTGTCGGCTCTTGGCCCGGGTGGTCTCTCCCGTGAGCGGGCCGGCTTCGAGGTCCGTGACGTGCACCCCTCGCACTACGGCCGCATGTGCCCGATCGAGACGCCCGAAGGCCCGAACATCGGTCTGATCGGTTCGCTCGCCTCCTACGGCCGCGTCAACGCGTTCGGTTTCGTGGAGACGCCGTACCGCAAGGTCGTCGACGGCCAGGTCACCGACGAGGTCGACTACCTGACGGCCGACGAGGAGGACCGCTTCGTCATCGCGCAGGCCAACGCCACGCTCAACGACGACATGCGGTTCGAGGAGGCCCGGGTCCTGGTCCGCCGTCGTGGCGGCGAGGTCGACTACGTCCCCGGTGACGACGTCGACTACATGGACGTCTCGCCGCGCCAGATGGTGTCGGTCGCGACCGCCATGATCCCGTTCCTCGAGCACGACGACGCCAACCGTGCCCTCATGGGCGCGAACATGATGCGTCAGGCGGTGCCGCTCATCAAGAGCGAGGCCCCGCTCGTCGGCACCGGCATGGAGTACCGCTCCGCCGTCGACGCCGGTGACGTGGTCAAGGCCGAGAAGCCGGGTGTGGTCCAGGAGGTCTCCGCGGACTACATCACCACCGCCAACGACGACGGCACGTACATCACGTACCGCCTGGCCAAGTTCGCCCGCTCCAACCAGGGCACCTCGGTCAACCAGAAGGTCATCATCAACGAGGGCGACCGCATCATCGAGGGCCAGGTCCTCGCCGATGGCGCGGCCACCGAGAACGGTGAGATGGCCCTCGGCAAGAACCTGCTCGTGGCGTTCATGCCGTGGGAGGGTCACAACTACGAGGACGCGATCATCCTGTCGCAGCGCCTCGTGCAGGACGACGTCCTCTCCTCGATCCACATCGAGGAGCACGAGGTCGACGCCCGTGACACCAAGCTCGGCCCCGAGGAGATCACCCGGGACATCCCGAACGTCTCCGAGGAGGTCCTCGCCGACCTCGACGAGCGCGGCATCATCCGGATCGGTGCCGAGGTCATCGCCGGTGACATCCTCGTCGGCAAGGTCACGCCCAAGGGTGAGACCGAGCTGACGCCCGAGGAGCGCCTGCTGCGCGCGATCTTCGGTGAGAAGGCCCGTGAGGTCCGTGACACCTCGCTGAAGGTGCCGCACGGCGAGACCGGCAAGGTCATCGGTGTGCGCGTCTTCGACCGCGAGGAGGGCGACGAGCTTCCCCCCGGTGTCAACCAGCTGGTGCGCGTGTACGTGGCGCAGAAGCGCAAGATCACCGACGGTGACAAGCTCGCCGGCCGTCACGGCAACAAGGGTGTCATCTCCAAGATCCTGCCCATCGAGGACATGCCGTTCCTCGAGGACGGGACCCCGGTCGACATCATCCTCAACCCGCTCGGTGTGCCGTCCCGAATGAACCCGGGACAGGTGCTGGAGATCCACCTCGGCTGGCTCGCCAGCCGCGGCTGGGACGTCTCCGGTCTCGCCGAGGACTGGGCGCAGCGCCTCCAGGTGATCGGCGCCGACCAGGTCGCCCCCGGCACCAACGTCGCCACCCCGGTGTTCGACGGTGCGCGCGAGGACGAGCTCGCGGGTCTGCTGAACCACACCATCCCCAACCGCGACGGCGAGCGCATGGTGCAGCCGACCGGTAAGGCGAGGCTGTTCGACGGCCGCTCCGGTGAGCCGTTCCCGGACCCGATCTCGATCGGGTACATGTACATCCTCAAGCTGCACCACCTGGTCGACGACAAGCTGCACGCCCGCTCGACCGGTCCGTACTCGATGATCACCCAGCAGCCGCTGGGTGGTAAGGCCCAGTTCGGTGGCCAGCGCTTCGGTGAGATGGAGGTGTGGGCGCTGGAGGCATACGGCGCCGCGTACGCCCTCCAGGAGCTGCTGACCATCAAGTCCGACGACGTCACCGGCCGCGTGAAGGTCTACGAGGCCATCGTCAAGGGCGAGAACATCCCCGAGCCCGGCATCCCCGAGTCCTTCAAGGTGCTCATCAAGGAGATGCAGTCTCTCTGCCTGAACGTGGAGGTGCTGTCCAGCGACGGTATGTCCATCGAAATGCGTGACACCGACGAGGACGTCTTCCGCGCGGCGGAGGAGCTCGGCATCGACCTGTCCCGGCGCGAGCCGAGCAGCGTCGAAGAGGTCTGA
- a CDS encoding DUF1396 domain-containing protein — MAISVRRSVRPKTIGAGLAAVALAAGAASCSKGGDESPEMTPAAAVAKAAKNTEDITSFRYRMKGEMPEQGQVQAEASMRTKPDLAMSMKMTAAGQGSAEIRLVDKAMYIGGNAEMAKEMDGKKWMKFDLSSLGKDGGLGATAPGAGQADQNPASMSSFLNGAKDVKKVGTETVEGVKTTHYSGDVTLAELKASFKDADKSVREQREKSTEQLEKLGLDKFKMDMWVDGEDHAKQFRMQGDATKGKFDMTFTFLDYNKPVTVEAPPAKETADLAEMMKELQNS; from the coding sequence ATGGCTATTTCCGTACGACGTTCCGTGCGCCCTAAGACCATCGGCGCCGGGCTCGCCGCCGTGGCCCTCGCCGCGGGTGCGGCGAGCTGTTCCAAGGGGGGCGACGAGTCGCCCGAGATGACGCCCGCGGCGGCGGTCGCCAAGGCGGCGAAGAACACGGAGGACATCACCTCCTTCCGCTACCGCATGAAGGGCGAGATGCCCGAGCAGGGCCAGGTCCAGGCCGAGGCCTCCATGCGGACCAAGCCCGACCTCGCGATGAGCATGAAGATGACCGCGGCCGGGCAGGGCTCCGCCGAGATCCGGCTCGTCGACAAGGCCATGTACATCGGCGGCAACGCCGAGATGGCCAAGGAGATGGACGGCAAGAAGTGGATGAAGTTCGACCTGTCCTCGCTCGGCAAGGACGGTGGCCTCGGCGCCACCGCGCCCGGCGCCGGCCAGGCCGACCAGAACCCGGCCTCCATGTCCTCCTTCCTCAACGGCGCCAAGGACGTGAAGAAGGTCGGCACCGAGACCGTCGAGGGCGTCAAGACGACCCACTACTCGGGCGACGTCACGCTGGCCGAGCTCAAGGCCTCCTTCAAGGACGCCGACAAGTCGGTCCGTGAGCAGCGCGAGAAGAGCACCGAGCAGCTCGAGAAGCTGGGCCTGGACAAGTTCAAGATGGACATGTGGGTCGACGGCGAGGACCACGCCAAGCAGTTCCGCATGCAGGGCGATGCCACCAAGGGCAAGTTCGACATGACCTTCACCTTCCTCGACTACAACAAGCCCGTCACCGTCGAGGCGCCGCCCGCCAAGGAGACCGCGGACCTGGCCGAGATGATGAAGGAGCTCCAGAACAGCTGA
- the rplA gene encoding 50S ribosomal protein L1: protein MSKRSKALRAADAKVDREKLYAPLEAVRLAKETSTSKFDGTVEVAFRLGVDPRKADQMVRGTVNLPHGTGKTARVLVFATGDRAEAARAAGADIVGADELIDEVSKGRLDFDAVVATPDLMGKVGRLGRVLGPRGLMPNPKTGTVTPDVTKAVNDIKGGKIEFRVDKHSNLHFIIGKTSFDDTKLVENYGAALEEILRLKPSAAKGRYIKKAAISTTMGPGIPLDSNRTRNLLVEEDPAAV, encoded by the coding sequence GTGAGCAAGCGCAGCAAGGCTCTCCGCGCTGCGGACGCCAAGGTCGACCGGGAGAAGCTGTACGCCCCGCTCGAGGCCGTCCGTCTCGCCAAGGAGACCTCCACGTCCAAGTTCGACGGCACCGTCGAGGTCGCCTTCCGTCTGGGTGTCGACCCGCGCAAGGCCGACCAGATGGTCCGTGGCACCGTGAACCTCCCGCACGGCACCGGTAAGACCGCCCGGGTCCTGGTCTTCGCGACCGGTGACCGTGCCGAGGCCGCTCGTGCCGCGGGCGCCGACATCGTCGGCGCCGACGAGCTCATCGACGAGGTGTCGAAGGGCCGTCTGGACTTCGACGCCGTCGTCGCCACCCCGGACCTCATGGGCAAGGTCGGCCGCCTCGGCCGCGTGCTCGGTCCCCGTGGTCTCATGCCGAACCCCAAGACCGGCACCGTCACCCCCGATGTCACCAAGGCTGTCAACGACATCAAGGGCGGCAAGATCGAGTTCCGCGTCGACAAGCACTCGAACCTGCACTTCATCATCGGCAAGACGTCGTTCGACGACACCAAGCTGGTGGAGAACTACGGCGCGGCGCTGGAGGAGATCCTCCGTCTGAAGCCGTCCGCCGCCAAGGGTCGCTACATCAAGAAGGCCGCCATCAGCACCACGATGGGCCCCGGCATTCCGCTGGACTCCAACCGCACCCGCAACCTCCTCGTCGAGGAGGACCCGGCCGCGGTCTGA
- the nusG gene encoding transcription termination/antitermination protein NusG, giving the protein MSDQNLNDAIEPDESVDDELDIVEGADEDLDEVEAADAEAGEPAEESALHVEDESEVESGGDVEAVEDEAEEEEPAEPVDPVAALREELRTLPGEWYVIHTYAGYENRVKTNLEQRAVSLNVEDYIFQAEVPQEEVVQIKNGDRKTIRQNKLPGYVLVRMDLTNESWGVVRNTPGVTGFVGNAYDPYPLTLDEIVKMLAPEAEEKAAREAAEAEGKPAPQRKVEVQVLDFEVGDSVTVTDGPFATLQATINEINADSKKVKGLVEIFGRETPVELSFDQIQKN; this is encoded by the coding sequence GTGTCTGACCAGAACCTGAACGACGCCATCGAGCCCGACGAGTCTGTCGACGACGAGCTCGACATCGTCGAGGGCGCGGACGAGGACCTGGACGAGGTCGAGGCTGCCGACGCCGAGGCGGGCGAGCCCGCCGAGGAATCCGCCCTTCACGTCGAGGACGAGTCCGAGGTCGAGTCCGGCGGTGACGTCGAGGCCGTCGAGGACGAGGCCGAGGAGGAAGAGCCGGCCGAGCCGGTCGACCCCGTCGCCGCCCTGCGCGAGGAGCTGCGGACCCTTCCCGGCGAGTGGTACGTCATCCACACCTACGCCGGTTACGAGAACCGCGTGAAGACCAACCTCGAGCAGCGCGCCGTCTCGCTGAACGTCGAGGACTACATCTTCCAGGCCGAGGTGCCGCAGGAAGAGGTCGTCCAGATCAAGAACGGCGACCGCAAGACGATCCGTCAGAACAAGCTCCCCGGCTACGTGCTGGTGCGCATGGACCTGACGAACGAGTCCTGGGGCGTCGTCCGCAACACCCCCGGCGTGACCGGCTTCGTGGGCAACGCCTACGACCCGTACCCGCTGACCCTGGACGAGATCGTCAAGATGCTCGCCCCGGAGGCCGAGGAGAAGGCCGCCCGCGAGGCCGCCGAGGCCGAGGGCAAGCCGGCGCCTCAGCGCAAGGTCGAGGTCCAGGTCCTGGACTTCGAGGTCGGCGACTCGGTCACCGTCACCGACGGCCCGTTCGCCACCCTCCAGGCCACGATCAACGAGATCAACGCCGACTCCAAGAAGGTCAAGGGTCTCGTCGAGATCTTCGGTCGTGAGACCCCGGTCGAGCTGTCCTTCGACCAGATCCAGAAGAACTAG
- the rplK gene encoding 50S ribosomal protein L11, translating into MPPKKKKVTGLIKLQIQAGAANPAPPVGPALGQHGVNIMEFCKAYNAATESQRGWVIPVEITVYEDRSFTFITKTPPAAKMILKAAGVEKGSGEPHKTKVAKITQAQVREIATTKMPDLNANDLDAAAKIIAGTARSMGVTVEG; encoded by the coding sequence ATGCCTCCCAAGAAGAAGAAGGTCACGGGGCTCATCAAGCTCCAGATCCAGGCCGGCGCCGCCAACCCGGCTCCGCCGGTCGGCCCCGCGCTGGGTCAGCACGGCGTCAACATCATGGAGTTCTGCAAGGCCTACAACGCGGCCACCGAGTCGCAGCGTGGCTGGGTGATCCCGGTGGAGATCACGGTCTACGAGGACCGCTCCTTCACCTTCATCACCAAGACCCCGCCGGCCGCGAAGATGATCCTCAAGGCCGCGGGCGTGGAGAAGGGCTCCGGCGAGCCGCACAAGACCAAGGTCGCCAAGATCACCCAGGCGCAGGTCCGCGAGATCGCCACCACCAAGATGCCCGACCTCAACGCCAACGACCTGGACGCCGCCGCGAAGATCATCGCCGGCACCGCGCGTTCCATGGGCGTCACGGTCGAGGGCTGA